TAAAATTTTAGTTGTCTCACCGAAACTGAAGATGGCGATCAACACAAGAGTCCAACCAAGGCATGCAGTCAGGGCACGATCTGATTGAGTTCTCTCACATAGCAGCAATTATTTTGTATCTACCTCACCAACACTATTCAATTTGTAGATGGGATCGATCTGGTGCAGGAGAAAAACAAAACTTGAGGCGAAGCATTGGAAATTGTGTCCATCGGCAGGATAGGTGTCAATTGGTCTTAGTTAGTCTTCGGGGCGGAGTGGAAGAAGGGCGGAGACTCTCGAACGAGGAAAAGGATCCCTTCGAAAGAATTGACCGAGGAGCCGTATGAGGTGAAAATATCtccggctgctgctgctgcgcctCCCGCTGGCCGCCGAGGGCCCACTACGACGAATGCTGGCCGCCCGAGGAGACACCTAGGGCTGGCGGCGTCGGGCCCCCGGGGACTGCTGCTGCTATGCGTCATCTGAGGCATGTGATTGTGAGCAagatccccgcaaaaaaaaaaaaaaaaaaaagattgtGAGCAAGACAAGATGGACACAAAATAATGACTAGAGCACCAGTTCATCTTCGTGAAGACGTAAGGCCGACCCAAGCACCACACTGATCATGTACATGTCCTCACGAGACAATGGCCCAGTACTCGCTGCTCTGCTGCTCCTGCCATCACCGCCAACCCAAACATCATGCTTCTGCTAGCACCACGGAGATGGGAGATATAACAAGATATTTCCGTGGTGTGGTGGAGAAAAATATTCTTTCCATGTTCCTAGTTTATAAATTGACTCAAAACAATCAGGCATGGACATAATTTTTCTTTTtaatgtgatttttcctgaacatgcatgcatgcataatgtTCCATGTATTCCACGTGGTGATTAATTATTTTTCTTCACCTAGCTAGCTTTGTGGTGCCTCATGTTGATCTTCCTTTTGTTTGCAAGCACGAATGACCATTACCAAAGAAGAACCATGATCCAACTGCTTCATCATGGCTATGTCCTGCTAGAGAGAGTCGGCTGCGCGACCTCCACCGATATTCCCGCCGCCTGCTACGGTGCCCGCCCCCACCAAGCATGTTCCTGAGGCTCGAGACACTGCTCCGATGGTTGTGCCCTCCGCTGAAGCCACTGGACGTGGGCCGAAAGGAAACCGAACTGGTCTTTGGTGTTTCAAATGTCGTTCAGATGATCATCTTTCCAAGGACTGCACGGCGATTCATTTCTGTCATATTTGCGACAATTACAAGCACCCTTTGCATCGGTGCCATGTGCTTAAGCAACCGAGGCCTACCGCGTCGCTCGGTGGATGTGGTTTAGTTAACGCTATGTTCCTGCAGTTGCCGGACTTGCTATTCAAGGAGCACCTTGCACCTCCAACCCTGCCGACTGCTTTGGTTACGATCTCCGGTGGGTCTCTGTCCGCTGCTGTGGTTGAGGTAGAGATCGCCAAGATCGCATCGGTTCAGGCATCTTGGAAGTGGGAAGCCGTACCCCATGGAGACAATGCTTTCTTAGTTTGTTTCCCGTCCGTGGAGGTTTTGAAGCGCGTGTCAGCTTTTGAGTATAATGTCAAATCACaagacgtgaagattgcttttagtGAATGGAAAGTTGAAGAGGTTTCATCGATTCTCCCTTTGCAACTTGTTTGGGTACATGTCACCGGTGTCCCACCACCTCTCCGCCATTTTCTTGGTTTGTGGGCGGTAGGATCAGTCATTGGCGCCACGCAAGACGTTGACTTGGTTTGTTTGCGCCGTCATGGTATTGTGCGCATCCAGGTGGCGGTCCACTCTTTGGATATTTTCTCCAAAAAAGATGGTTCTGATGAAGCCTCGGTCTCCTCGGATGTCTATAtaaagcttaatgggtatgcaTTTCGGTTTGTACTGGAGGAGGAAGATTTTGTTCCCGACGTTGATTTTATTCCCCGGATTTGGGAAAACCATGATAATGGACATGATGACGGCGCTAACCGAGATGAGGATATGCCTGATAGGGATGCTAACAAGAGGTCAAAATGCATCCAAGCTGTTGATCAAAATTCGGCGTCGGGGTCTCAAGTAAGTGCTGCAGTCCCCATACAGTCTACACAACAAATAGTGCATACTGCTACTCTTGAGTCATCTGTTGTGAGTATGCCAGAGAATATGGATACACACATACACGTACCGGTGGTGCAGGAGTCCATGGATGCATGCATACCAATGCAAGACGAGTTGGAGAAGGGCGGGTCCACAAGGTGCACCACTATGCATGTAACGGATGCTGGAAACGACTCGGCTGCTCACGTGAAGGCAACAACAGTTGTTCACGGGCCACCGGCGCAGCCAACCGCGGCAATTTCTGTCTGTGTTGCTGGGCACGCACAGTCGGCCGTGCATCTGGCCACGACACCAAACGCACACAGTACTGTGCATGGTGCTACCCCGGCTTTGACGCCGCTACAGCCAACCTTGACCCCAGCAGCGCATGCGATACTTCCTGCTTCGGTTGGCGTGCGGGAATCCAAGACATCGCCAATGATGGAGTCTCCAGTTCGTGCGGCCGTTGCCATGGTGCCACTTGGCCCAGCGGCGGATCGTGCTAGAGGATCTTCTTCGGCATCTGATGCGGGCGTTCGGATGGGAGCCACGACGCCTCCCTCTTCACCAACCCTTGGGACGCTTCGGACGACGCCTGCTTTGCAGAGGACTACATCAACTACTCCGTCGAAGACTTTGACGGGGACTACGTCCGGAGGGTTGGCTACACCCCTGCGACGTAGTAACCGTCACTCCCTCAATGTTGATGGTTCTTCCTCGACTGATGAGCACTCTCTTGCGAAGGCAATGCGTCTCCAGGCTTCGAGGAATTTGGACCCCATGACAGGTACCTCGTCTGCTCAGTCATCTCTCTCTTTGTCCGACAACCATATTTCTACCAGTTTAAATAAAGTCGGTGTATCTATGGGAAATAATGATAATGAAATTAATTTGTCGGTACGGGTGCTTAAACATATGGAGATCGACCGCTTAAAGGTTTCTCCGAAATGTAAAATCACCATACCTGACCCCGAaaccgaggaggaggatgaagcgGATGCCAAATATGATGGCCCGCTTATATCCCACTTGGTTGGTGAGGTTACggaggttggattggatgatgcAAGACCTGGGTCCATGTTTTGTGACTTCATGGCGTCTTCGCGGAAATCTAAATCGCACTcctctaaaaagaaacaaaaaccgccCAAGAAGGCGAAGAGTTCAACACAAACACAAGTTTCcacatgagaggcatgttttggaatagcagaggtctctcagacttggctaaacataaacacGTCAGTGATTGTGTCCGGGAACACGGTTTGGATTTTGTGGCAATTTCTGAGGCTGGCAAGTGCGACTTTCGCCCACATGTCCTCGATCACCTATCAGGTGGTTTCGACTACGCATGGCATAGTCTACCAGCTCATGGAAGATCTGGAGGAATCCTTCTTGGGATAATGACAACAACCATGGACTTGTTGGCTTTTTCGATCGGTGAATTTCATATAAAATTTCACCTGCGGAATAGAGCTGACAACTTTACATGGACTCTTGTCGCTGTctatggggctgcccaagatgagCATAAATCTGCTTTCCTTCGGGAATTGGTTAACCTGGCTAAGAATAACCCGTACCCAATGCTTATTGGGGGGGACTTTAACATTCTGAGGTACCAGGAAGAGAAAAATAATGACCGCTTCGACACTCATTGGCCTTTCCTATTCAATGCTGTGATAGACAGTTTGGATCTTCGGGAGGCCAGTATGTCGGGGCGTCAGTTCACTTGGGCGAACAACCGATCTGTGCCGACATACGAGAAGCTCGATAGGGTACTAATGGATACCGAATGGGAACTAAAATTCCCTCTGGTAACCGTGCGAGCCCTAGAGCGTATCGAGGCCTTATCGGATCATGCACCCATCATTCTGGATTCTAACTCTACAAACCCAGCCACCCGACgccctttcaaatttgaattgggatgGCTGAATAGGGACGGATTCGTAGACATGATCAAGAATGTTTGGGAGAGGCCCGCTGTTGGTCGTACACCTATTCAACGATGGATCTTTAAAATAAGAGCCATGAGGCGACACCTctctggatgggcaaaacacaccaacggaatatataaaaaagaaaaacaaaggctCTGTACCATCATTGATGACCTCGACAAAATTGCAGAGACGCGCACATTGTCTCAGCAAGAGATTGAATTGAAAAATCAATCTAATGAGATGGTTGCCCGTCTATTGCGAGAAGAGGAGATCAAATACTACCAGAGATCCAAAGCTGATTTCATTTTAATGGGTGATAGTAATACAAGATACTTCCAATTGATCGCCAATGGGCGGCATAGGAAGAAATGTATTTACAGTCTCCAACAAGATGAGGGGAGGATCGAAGGTCAGGAGGAGCTCAAAAAGTATATCACCAAATACTACAAATCTCTTTTCGGAGCGCCGACTGAAGGGAATTTCACCCTTGATGAAACCCGAATAGATGATATTCCACATGTCACAGCAGATGAAAACGATATCCTAACGGCACCATTCTCAGAAGAGGAGGTACGAGCTgcggtgttccaaatggaacataacaaagctccagGCCCTGATGGCTTCCCCAcagaattctatcagaatttctgggatatCATCAAGTCCGACCTTTTGGAGTTGTTCAATTGTTTTCATGCCGACCAACTTGACCTATTCAGACTTAATTTTGGCGAGATTGTCTTGTTGCCGAAGATTAAGGAGGCCGAACGGATTCAACAGTTCAGacccatatgcctccttaatgtcagcttcaagattttcaccaaagtggcGACGAATAGATTAAACTCGGTAGCTGACCATGTTGTTCGGCCATCTCAAACAGCTTTCATGCAAGGAAGGAACATACTCGATGGCGTAGTAATCCTGCATGAGACCGTCCATGAGATGCACCGGAAAAACATGAGTGGAGTAGTATTCAAAAtagactttgaaaaagcctatgacaaggtcaaatggtctTTCCTCCAACAGGCCCTAAGGATGAAAGGCTTCTCCGATAAATGGTGCAAGTGGATCCACaattttgtaactggaggtagtgtggccatcaaagtcaatgatgatgtcGGCCATTATTTTCAGACAAAAAAAGGACTACGACAGGGTGATGCCATatccccaatgttatttaacattgtggctgacatgttggctattctgattgagcGCGCCAAGCAGGACGGGCAAATTACAGGAGTAGTGCCACATCTAGTGGATGGTGGTCTCTCTGTtctgcaatatgccgatgacacagttctctttatggaacatgacctagaCAAGGCTAGAAACCTGAAACTTCTGCTGTCAGCGTTTGAGCAAATGTCGGGTcttaagattaacttccataaaagtgaattgttctgctttggagaagccgttGAGGCAGCGGCCGATTATGCTGACCTTTTTGGTTGTGCACATGGACAATTCCCAATCAAATATTTGGGAATACCAATTCACTATCGGCGtctcaccattgcggagtggaagcatgtagaggagcggCTAGAGAAACGCTTGAGCAGCtggaaaggcaagttgctctcGGTTGGAGGACGACTGGTTTTAATaaactctgtcctcacaaatatggttctctatatgctttcatTCTTCCAGCTCCCAAAAGGGGTCTTGCAAAGACTGGATTATTTTAGGTCCaggttcttttggcaaggagatggtgaaaagaaaaaatataggctggccaaatggagtgtggtttgtaggccgaaagaccaggGCGGCCTCGGTATTCATGACctgcaggtcaagaatgaggccctacttagtaaatggttgttcaaacttcttactgaggatggtgtttggcaaaccatgctgcGCAATAAGTATATAGGCCAAAAGGCGGTGTCTCAGGTATATTGGAAAACTGGAGACTCACACTTTTGGGCcggcctaatggcggcaaagaaacatctctttcgctttgggtctttcgcgataaaggacgggtcggagattcgtttttgggaagacatctggctaggcaatgctaGCCTCCGAGAACAATACCCAGCCCTATACAACATTGCACgcgataagaataatactattgcgcaagTGCTCAGCTCATCCCCGCCAAATATTTCGTttaggcgggatttgattggcacCCGACTTATGTCATGGAATAATCTATTGTCCCGTCTGGATTCGATTATCCTGACACAAGGTcgtgatgtgtttcgctggaaccttactacatcgggGTCTTTCACAGTAGACTCTATGTATCGTGCACTCTCGCATTCTGAGGTACCGGTGAGAAATAACAAAATAATTTGGAAAGCGAAGGTACCACTTAAAGTCAAAATATTCATGTGGTATCTCCGTAGGGGAGTTGTGCTAACAAAAGACAACCTCGCAAGACGCAACTGGTCgggaagtaagaagtgttgtttttgtactcacgacgagacaattaaacacctcttttttcactgtaagtttgcgcgttctacgtggtcagccatccaaatagcgtcaaatttgtatccacccacaagtgttgccaatatttttggtcattggctggacggtatttcaaataggtacaaaacgctaataagggtgggagcgtatgccttactatggtcgctttggctatgtagaaatgatgttGTTTTTAATGACAAAACTGTTTtgcctttgcaggttattttccgttgtacgcactcgcttcgtacGTGGTGTACGCTACAACGAGCGGAGTACCAACcgttgttcaaggcggtgtgtacgctgttggagcaggtggctacggaggtttttacccaacatggatggCAGCATAATCTCCGGCTCGGTCCACCATCtctttcgacataggcatagtgtcggtctatagacTCTACTGTTGCCGAATTGTCGGTCTTTTATCTTTCTACTTATCAGACTACtggtgtttggctgtgtgcatcctagttatgcagaggccgggtgatacTCTTAATGCTTTGTATCactttgatgctacattttgagataataaaagcgccctttatcgaaaaaaatgtCCTGCTAGAAATAACTTCAGGCATGCTAACATAACAGAACTTGTATTTTTGCACAAAAGTCAGCTAGGCCAGTTGATTATCAAGGTTAGCCTTACCTATGAGGTTGCAAGTTTGATTCTCAGCCACGCACCAGTTTTTTAGCTTATTACGGGCGAAAGCACAAATCAACATGACTTTATTTATTGGGCTTTTTGAGCCCGGGCGCAGACTCGAGGCTGAGGCCCACGTGAGTGTGAAAATTCTGCAGGCGGGTGGGCGACGGACAAAAAGGATAGACGAGCAAAACACGTACGAAAAACCAGTTTTGGATGAAAAAAGTGAAGAAACAATCCTCCCTTTAATATAGGTATAGAAGAGCTGATAGATGCTACTCCTAGTGAATATACTATGAGAATGAGAGCACAATTAAGCATCCTGCAAGTGATGATCTGTCTAATTGATAACCTCTGTATATATACTAGAGAACTCAGGAGGGTGTTGAGCAAATgtagatacggacatccctagatTTTTCTGGTCATGAGTGGTTTCATTCATCTAGCGATGCAATATAAATAAAAACCAAACAATTAGCGAGACTATCATTCTTGTTCTGAATAAGGCGAATCAGGTATAAAAAACATGTGAACAAGGGAGTGAGAATATTTGGCTACCGAGCTTGCATGGAAACAAAAAATTTCAAAAGGTCAAATtttaagtttgaaaaaaaaaaccTGTACAAGAAATCGTGCTGAGCTCCCCAGCAGTGGGAGGGGAAAGTGATCTCTGACCGTGTGCCTATTGAAGAATGAGCCAGCGACTCAAATATACAGACTTAATTACTTAGAGATGTAAACTACTCTACATATGTGTGAAATGTCATGATGAAGAACATTTTGATGTGAGCTACAAACAGAATCATCTACTTATATAGTGAATAGTACGTGTGCTAGAAATACATGATTTTTTCTATAGCTCGCATGAAATGCATTTCATCATGACCCTTTACAATTTATCCATATGCATATATGTGTTTTTTTTCAGAATTTCTTGGAATTCAAAATTTTGATTTTTGAATCTTTAAAAATTTTGTACAACCGTAGATGGACAAAGGAGATTTCCGAATTAACAAAGGGGCTAGCTAGCTAGCACCAAACAAGACAACTACAAACAGCGATTACTGACGGAGCCTAGTTAAGTAGACAACATATCCATCGATTTAGCACCGCTGCTTGCCTAATCAAGATGAATGCCATGCTTTCTGTTTGTTTTTCCTCACCATTAGGCCATCTTTGGATTGAAGGCATTTCGTAGGATTTAAATCCATATGAACCTTTCCTATGGAAGCCTTTGGATCATAGGAATGGGTGCACCAAATTCCTAAGTAATACACTCCTATACCCTCCATTCCATAGGAATCTGAACATGAGCTCAAACcacatttttctctttcttttgagAAGTCCAATGTACTTGCtatctctccctctactctctctCCTCGCTCCTCTAAAATTCTTGTGCTCACTTCGTGTGAACCATCCAAGAACACATCGTATAAAATTCTTGTGTTTTAAAATCATGTAGAGATTTATAGGACATGGCATCTCAATCCTATAAGTTTTCCTATTAATTCCTGCGTTTCTAAATTCCTGCAATCCAAAGAAGCCCCTAGTAGTTTCATTCACCCCGCTGCTGTTGCAAAATGAACTGAACCCAATTAAGCAGCTAGGAAAACTAGTGTTCTTGTGCTGAAGATATAAAAGCATTCACGCATATGAAGAAAGATAAATAGCCCCAAACTGCATCGAACTTTTATTTCAGACAGCTCTTATGGAGTTGCACATAAAACAGAAAAATCACATAGAGATATGCAATCAATGTCGTCAGTTCTCACACATAGAAACCATTTCAGACATGAAATGAAAAATCACATCGCATGTCTCACATAAAATTTTAGTTGTCTCACCGGAACTGAAGATGGCGAACAGCACAAACAGTCCAACCAAGGCAGTAAGGGCACGATCGATCTGATTGAGTTCTCTCACATAGCAGAAATTAATTTGTATCTACCTCACCAAGACTGTTCAATTTGTAGATGGGATCGAAATTCCTGGGTTTTGAAATCCTATAGGAATTTATAGGACATGGCATCTCAATCCAAAAAAGCCCTAGTAGTTTCATTCACCCCCGCTGGTGTTGCAAAATAAACTGAAACCAATTAATTAAGCAGCTACGAAAACTAGCGCTCTTGTGCTTAAGAAATAAAAGCATCCATGATCCATGCATATGAAGAAAGCTAAATATATAGCACCAAACTTCAGGCACATAGCGATCTATGCATCCAACTCTTATTTCAGACAGCTATGATCGAATTGCAGATAATAAGAAAGAGAAATATCACATGGCGATCGATATGCAATTAACCCAACCATGTCGTCAGTTCTCACACATAGAAATTAAATTAAGCTAAATGGCACCAAACTGCAAGTACCATATATATATCCAACCATTTCAGACATAAAAATCAAAATCACATGAAATTTGGTGCATGTCTGAGTTCTTGTCACATAAAATTTTACTTGTCTCACCTGATCGAACTGAAGGTGGCATGCAGTCAGGGTACTATCTGATTGGTTTGAATTCTCTCACCATGACTGTTCAATTTGTAGATGGGGTCGATTGATCGATATGGTGCAGGAGAAAAACAGAAGTTGAGGCCAAGCAATTGGAAACCGTCTCCGGCGACCGGCTACGCGGCGCCTCCTGCTGGACCTGGCCAGACGTCGACTCAACCATGTGAGCAAGACAACAAATGGACACAAAATAATAATGACACCAGTTCGTCTTGGTCTTGGTAGAGGGGATGAGCAAGCAAACCTGCGCCGTTggccggaggcggcggtggcgatggGACGTAGACGTAGCCGAAGAACTGCCTGACGCGGGCGGTAGGGGGTTCGTCCTCCAGCTCCTCCTCCAGCACGCGCAGGATCTGGACCAGGGCGTCCAGGTTGGCAACGCCCCGCCGAGCATGCCGAGCCGCGGC
Above is a window of Triticum aestivum cultivar Chinese Spring chromosome 6B, IWGSC CS RefSeq v2.1, whole genome shotgun sequence DNA encoding:
- the LOC123140139 gene encoding uncharacterized protein: MVVPSAEATGRGPKGNRTGLWCFKCRSDDHLSKDCTAIHFCHICDNYKHPLHRCHVLKQPRPTASLGGCGLVNAMFLQLPDLLFKEHLAPPTLPTALVTISGGSLSAAVVEVEIAKIASVQASWKWEAVPHGDNAFLVCFPSVEVLKRVSAFEYNVKSQDVKIAFSEWKVEEVSSILPLQLVWVHVTGVPPPLRHFLGLWAVGSVIGATQDVDLVCLRRHGIVRIQVAVHSLDIFSKKDGSDEASVSSDVYIKLNGYAFRFVLEEEDFVPDVDFIPRIWENHDNGHDDGANRDEDMPDRDANKRSKCIQAVDQNSASGSQVSAAVPIQSTQQIVHTATLESSVVSMPENMDTHIHVPVVQESMDACIPMQDELEKGGSTRCTTMHVTDAGNDSAAHVKATTVVHGPPAQPTAAISVCVAGHAQSAVHLATTPNAHSTVHGATPALTPLQPTLTPAAHAILPASVGVRESKTSPMMESPVRAAVAMVPLGPAADRARGSSSASDAGVRMGATTPPSSPTLGTLRTTPALQRTTSTTPSKTLTGTTSGGLATPLRRSNRHSLNVDGSSSTDEHSLAKAMRLQASRNLDPMTGYFPLYALASYVVYATTSGVPTVVQGGVYAVGAGGYGGFYPTWMAA